A window of Melopsittacus undulatus isolate bMelUnd1 chromosome 2, bMelUnd1.mat.Z, whole genome shotgun sequence contains these coding sequences:
- the LOC101880688 gene encoding LOW QUALITY PROTEIN: tubulin monoglycylase TTLL3-like (The sequence of the model RefSeq protein was modified relative to this genomic sequence to represent the inferred CDS: deleted 1 base in 1 codon), producing MGVLKRARQHVEEAIKEKKNFRVLGPSPVIRSVLQAWGWVEKKFSSTVRVGPRLGQQQDPRKLPAEEDEEDGGVEQNQAALGPEPGAASCWVQPTVEMLEEEAGEEDLWDDEDHDGIHDIMSFTVRDQMPTFIWTSQCEDVNFRLLQDHQGVNHFNGVRAFTTKVELCINLQNQSGFHQADPTTFFPRCYRLHVKDECQGFIEDFRLTAAPSLLKLAVEKAVDMPGVMKRPSNGADECRQQPCPSAHVTLAGSAPRLPPELLEAALQICRVQLDRMEHKDIDRESPLLYVTDAHWDWILQEQYRVVREQVRLAPSIRHWKQCRALLQQLQAWLPQLHMEGIHNLWIIKPRAQSCSRGITCSVQLEEVLELAGKYLAPLLQPGQWVVQKYVELSLTIPGTKFDLRQWFLVSDWSPLTVWFYRDSYVHFCCQPFSMHRLHCSQHLCNVIIQKRWRLAGGWHPKLPCDLIWSSQQFQLYLQQAGHAEAWDKLILPSMKELVVAALHSARELVEEHRGSFKLYGADFVFGENCQPWLQEINTNPSLEPCSAVTPWLCAAVLRDTLRMVWEHKENSVCSTSAFDLIYKEVG from the exons ATGGGAGTGCTGAAGAGGGCCAGGCAGCACGTGGAAGAAGCCATCAAG GAGAAGAAGAACTTCAGGGTGCTGGGCCCCTCCCCTGTCATCCGCAGTGTGCTGCAGGCATGGGGCTGGGTGGAGAAGAAGTTCTCCAGCACTGTCAGGGTGGGCCCCCGcttggggcagcagcaggaccccCGGAAGCTGCCGGccgaggaggatgaggaggacgGTGGTGTTGAGCAGAATCAGGCAGCACTGGGTCCAGAGCCAGGGGCGGCATCCTGCTGGGTTCAGCCCACAGTGGAGATGCtggaggaagaggcaggagaggAGGACCTGTGGGATGATGAGGACCATGATGGCATCCATGACATCATG TCCTTCACAGTGCGAGACCAGATGCCGACCTTCATCTGGACCAGCCAGTGCGAAGATGTCAACTTTCGGCTGCTGCAGGACCACCAGGGGGTGAACCACTTCAATGGCGTCAGAGCCTTCACCACCAAG GTGGAGCTGTGCATCAACCTGCAAAACCAGTCCGGGTTCCACCAAGCCGATCCCACCACCTTCTTCCCACGGTGCTACCGTCTGCATGTTAAGGATGAGTGCCAAGGCTTCATCG AAGATTTCCGCCTGACggcagctcccagcctgctGAAACTGGCTGTGGAGAAGGCTGTGGACATGCCAGGGGTGATGAAGAGACCTAGCAATGGGGCAGATGAGT GTCGCCAGCAGCCATGTCCCTCAGCCCATGTCACCCTAGCAGGATCAGCACCCCGACTGCCCCctgagctgctggaggctgCCCTGCAGATCTGCAGGGTGCAGCTGGACAGGATGGAGCATAAGGACATCGACCGGGAATCCCCATTGCTCTACGTGACTGACGCTCACTGGGACTGGATCCTGCAGGAGCAATACCGCGTGGTGCG tgagcaggtcAGGCTGGCACCCAGCATCCGCCATTGGAAGCAGTGCAgggccctgctgcagcagctgcaggcgtggctgccccagctccaCATGGAGGGT ATCCACAACCTTTGGATCATCAAGCCCAGAGCCCAGTCCTGCAGCAGAG GCATCACCTGCTCGgtgcagctggaggaggtgctggagctggcagggaAATACCTGGCACCCTTGCTGCAGCCAGGACAATGGGTGGTGCAGAAGTACGTGGAGCTGTCACTGACCATCCCGGGCACCAAGTTCGACCTGCGGCAGTGGTTCCTGGTGAGCGACTGGAGTCCGCTCACTGTCTGGTTCTACCGGGACAGCTATGTGCACTTCTGCTGCCAGCCCTTCTCCATGCACCGCCTGCATTG CTCCCAGCATCTCTGCAATGTCATCATCCAGAAGCGTTGGAGGCTGGCTGGGGGCTGGCACCCCAAACTGCCCTGTGACCTGATCTGGTCCAGCCAGCAGTTCCAGCTGTACCTGCAGCAAGCAGGACACGCGGAGGCCTGGGACAAGCTCATCCTCCCCAGCAtgaaggagctggtggtggCTGCCCTGCACAGCGCCAGGGAGCTGGTAGAGGAGCACAGGGGCAGCTTCAAGCTCTACGGAGCAGACTTCGTGTTTGGGGAGAACTGCCAGCCTTGGCTGCAGGAGATTAACACAAATCCATCCTTGGAGCCCTGCTCAGCGGTGACCCCATGGCTCTGCGCTGCCGTCCTGCGCGACACACTGCGCATGGTCTGGGAACACAAGGAGAACTCTGTGTGCTCCACCAGTGCCTTCGACCTCATCTACAAAGAGGTGGGTTGA
- the LOC117438999 gene encoding proline-rich extensin-like protein EPR1 translates to MVTTPPDVGLELLVEGYSLMKPQLEEQQPQAKLLTFLPLVHLVEPKSPVVPKHPVVLKSLRVPKSPVVSKSPLFSKQLMKTNPPVVPKSPVFSKTLMDTKLPVMPKSLMVPKPPVVSKTLVFTKLPAVPTSPVVPKSPVVPKSAIFFKTLKDTKLPVTRKPPVVLKPPVVPMHPVVYKPLIGTKLPVMPKSPVVPKPPVVSKQLMDPKFPLIPKPLVVPKPPVVSKQLIDTKFPAIPKPLVVLKPPVVSKQLMDTNLLLIPKPLVMPKPPVVSKQLMDTKLPAIPKPLVVPKPPVVSKQLMDTKLPAIPKPLVVPKPPVVSKQLMDTKLPAIPKPLVVPKPPVVSKQLMDTKLPAIPKPLVVPKPPVVSKQLIDTKVPAIPKPLVVPKPPVVSKQLMDTKLPAIPKPLVVPKPPVFSKQLMDTKVPAIPKPLVVPKPPVVSKQLMDTKVPAIPKPLVVPKPPVFSKQLMDTKVPAIPKPLVVPKPPVVSKQLMDTKVPAIPKPLVVPKPPVVSKQLMDTKLPVIPKPLVVPKPPVVSKQLMDTKLPVIPKPLVVPKPPVVSKQLMDTKLPVIPKPLVVPRPPVVYKPLMDTKLPVVPKFPVVPKSPLLPKSPIFNKPLMDTKFPVTPKPPVVPKPPTLPRRPVIYKPLMGTSSGAHASSGAQATYCL, encoded by the coding sequence ATGGTGACCACGCCTCctgatgtggggctggaacTGCTGGTGGAAGGCTACTCACTAATGAAGCCCCAGCTGGAAGAGCAACAACCCCAGGCCAAACTCCTGACATTCCTGCCTCTTGTCCACCTGGTGGAGCCCAAGTCACCTGTGGTGCCCAAGCATCCTGTGGTGCTCAAGTCACTTAGAGTACCCAAGTCTCCTGTGGTGTCCAAGTCACCTCTGTTCTCCAAGCAACTTATGAAGACTAATCCTCCTGTGGTGCCCAAGTCACCTGTTTTCTCCAAGACACTTATGGACACCAAGCTTCCTGTGATGCCCAAGTCACTTATGGTACCCAAGCCACCCGTGGTCTCCAAGACACTTGTATTCACCAAGCTTCCTGCTGTGCCAACGTCTCCAGTAGTGCCCAAGTCACCTGTGGTGCCCAAGTCTGCTATTTTCTTCAAGACACTTAAGGACACCAAGCTTCCTGTAACACGCAAGCCTCCAGTGGTGCTCAAGCCTCCAGTGGTGCCGATGCATCCTGTGGTCTACAAGCCACTTATAGGCACCAAGCTTCCTGTGATGCCCAAGTCACCTGTGGTGCCCAAGCCACCTGTGGTCTCCAAGCAGCTCATGGACCCCAAGTTTCCTCTGATTCCCAAGCCTCTTGTGGTGCCCAAGCCACCTGTTGTCTCCAAGCAGCTTATAGACACCAAGTTTCCTGCAATTCCCAAGCCTCTTGTGGTGCTCAAGCCACCTGTGGTCTCTAAGCAGCTTATGGACACCAATCTTCTTCTGATTCCCAAGCCTCTTGTGATGCCCAAGCCACCTGTTGTCTCCAAGCAGCTTATGGACACCAAGCTTCCTGCAATTCCCAAGCCTCTTGTGGTGCCCAAGCCACCTGTGGTCTCTAAGCAGCTTATGGACACGAAGCTTCCTGCGATTCCCAAGCCTCTTGTGGTACCCAAGCCACCTGtggtctccaagcagcttatGGACACCAAGCTTCCTGCGATTCCCAAGCCTCTTGTGGTGCCCAAGCCACCTGTTGTCTCCAAGCAGCTTATGGACACCAAGCTTCCTGCGATTCCCAAGCCTCTTGTAGTGCCCAAGCCACCTGTTGTCTCCAAGCAGCTTATAGACACCAAGGTTCCTGCGATTCCCAAACCTCTTGTGGTGCCCAAGCCACCTGtggtctccaagcagcttatGGACACGAAGCTTCCTGCGATTCCCAAGCCTCTTGTGGTGCCCAAGCCACCTGTGTTCTCCAAGCAGCTTATGGACACCAAAGTTCCTGCGATTCCCAAACCTCTTGTGGTGCCCAAGCCACCTGTTGTCTCCAAGCAGCTTATGGACACCAAGGTTCCTGCGATTCCCAAGCCTCTTGTGGTGCCCAAGCCACCTGTGTTCTCCAAGCAGCTTATGGACACCAAAGTTCCTGCGATTCCCAAACCTCTTGTGGTGCCCAAGCCACCTGTTGTCTCCAAGCAGCTTATGGACACCAAGGTTCCTGCAATTCCCAAGCCTCTTGTGGTGCCCAAGCCACCTGTTGTCTCCAAGCAGCTTATGGACACCAAGCTTCCTGTGATTCCCAAGCCTCTTGTGGTACCCAAGCCACCTGTTGTCTCCAAGCAGCTTATGGACACCAAGCTTCCTGTGATTCCCAAGCCTCTTGTGGTACCCAAGCCACCTGTTGTCTCCAAGCAGCTTATGGACACCAAGCTTCCTGTGATTCCCAAGCCTCTTGTGGTGCCCAGGCCACCTGTGGTCTACAAGCCACTTATGGACACCAAGCTTCCTGTTGTGCCAAAGTTTCCAGTGGTGCCCAAGTCACCTTTGCTGCCGAAGTCACCTATTTTCAACAAGCCACTTATGGACACCAAGTTTCCTGTGACCCCCAAGCCTCCAGTGGTGCCCAAGCCTCCCACGCTGCCGAGGCGTCCTGTGATCTACAAGCCACTTATGGGCACCTCCAGTGGTGCCCATGCCTCCAGTGGTGCCCAAGCCACTTACTGTCTCTAA